GTTATTGGTGGAGTACTGGTCTGCCCGGGTGATATAATAGTAGCCGATAAAGATGGTGTTTGTGTTGTACCACGTTATGTAGCCGAGGATGTAGCCAAGTATGCAAGAGAAATTTTGAATAAAGATAAAGAAGGAAGAAGAAACTTATACGAAAGCTTGAAAATGAAATTAGATAAAACTGTTAAATAAATTTCTAAAAACATATGAAAAAAAATTATTTCATCTATCTCGCTTTAATTATTGTGATAATATTTCAAAATATCTTATCCAAAAATTTGTCATCAAATTTAGATTCGACAAATAAAATTATATTAAATGAATTAAAATATGTGCTCCAAAAAGATATTGAAAAATGGTATCCACTTGCTATTGATACAATTTATGGTGGATTTTTTAGTGATATCAATTATAAATGGGAATTAGCAGGAGCTCAAAATAAATTTATTGTTACACAAGCACGTCACATCTGGACGTGTGCAAAATTGTCTGAATTCTATCACAATGATTACTACACAAAAATTGCAAAGCATGGATTTGAATTTCTTAAAAATGTAATGTGGGATAAAAAGTACGGTGGTTTTTTCGATTTAGTTACCAGAAAAGGAAAACCAATTAAAGAAAACAATAAAATAATAAAAAAAGCTTATGGACATGCATTTGTTATTTATGGTTTATCTGCTTATTTCGAAGTTAGCAATGATTCATCAGCATTGAAGTTAGCTCAAAAAACTTTTGAATGGCTTGAAAATCATAGTTACGATACAATCTATGGTGGTTACTTTCAATTCATTTCTGAAAAAGGAGAACCATTTGTAAATGGATATAATGGAACTCCACCAAAAGATTACAATTCAATGATTCACATTCTTGAGGCATACACAGAGTTATACAAAACATGGAAAAACGAAAAACTAAAAGAAAGATTAACTTCTTTATTTTATTTAATAAGAGATAAAGTAACAACCGATAAAGGCTATATGAGATTATATTTCCAGAGAGATTGGACGCCTGTTGAATTTAATTATTCAAGCACGGATAAAAACAAAAATTTTCTGCTTGATCATGTATCATTTGGTCATGATATTGAAACTGCATATCTACTTTTAGAAGCTGCAGAAATCTTAGGAATAAAAGATTCACTAACAATTATCAAAGCCAAAACTATGGTCAATCATACTATAAGTAATGGATGGGATTCTTTTAATGGAGGAATATTTGATGCTGGATATTATTTCAAAGATAAAGATAGTATTACAATTATTAAAAATACAAAAGAATGGTGGTCGCAAGCAGAAGCACTAAATTCGTTTTTATTAATGTCAGAATTATTTCCAGAAGACAGAGTTGTTTATTATAATTATTTTAAATCCCAATGGGAGTACATTAAAAAATATCTTATTGATAATATAAATCAAGGATGGTTTATTGGTGGAATAGATATCGTTCCAGAAAATAAATTTTCTCCTAAAAGTACTATCTGGAAATGTAATTACCACACAACACGAGCTTTAATAAATTGCATCAATACATTAGAAAGAAATAATAATTACAAATAACAAAAGTGAGAGCATTATGAAAAGAATTAATTTAATAATTATTTTAATTGCAACATCATTATATGCACAAAAATTCGAAGGACTTGCATTAACACCACCAATGGGCTGGAATAGCTGGAATAAGTTTGGATGTGAAATCAATGAAGAAATAATAAAGAAAATGGCAGATGCAATGGTTGAAAGTGGAATGAAAGACGCTGGCTATCAATATATAATTATTGATGATTGCTGGCAGGGAGAACGTGATAGTCTTGGTTTTATTCAACCAGATCCACAAAGATTTCCATCAGGTATAAAAGCATTAGCTGATTATATTCATTCTAAAGGATTAAAATTTGGAATTTATTCCTGTGCAGGCTGGAAAACATGTGGTGGAAGACCAGGTAGTCGTGGTTATGAATTTCAAGATGCAAAAAAATATGCTGAATGGGGCGTAGATTACTTAAAGTACGATTGGTGTTACACAGAAGGATTAAATGCAGAAGGAGCATATCTAACTATGCGCAATGCACTTTATGCAGCTGGTAGACCAATTGTTTTTAGTATTTGTGAATGGGGAAATAATAAACCCTGGGAATGGGGAAAAAATATTGGCCATTTATGGAGAACTACTGGCGATATAACAAATTGTTTTGATTGTATAGTTGATCATGGAACCTGGAAATCCTGGGGTGTAATGCAAATACTTGATATGCAAAAAGGATTAAGAGCTTATGCTGGCCCAGATCACTGGAATGATCCTGATATGCTTGAAGTTGGGAATGGAATGTCAGTCAACGAAGATAGGGCTCATTTTTCAATGTGGTGTATGCTTGCAGCACCATTAATTGCTGGAAACGATTTATCAAATATGTCAAAAGAAACAATAGAAATTCTTACTAATAAAGAAGTAATTGATATAAATCAGGATTCACTGGGAATTCAAGGATTTAAATACTTTGAAAAAGATAGTATTGAAATCTGGTTTAAACCCTTAAAAAAAGATAACTGGGCTGTATGCTTTCTTAATCGATCAAAAAAAACACATGAAATTAAATTTTCATGGAAAGAGCATGAAGTTATAGACTCAATTTTTAATAAAGAAGCTAACTTCAAAAAAACTGTTTTCAATATCAGGGATTTATGGAAAAAGAAAAATATTGGTACAACAAAAGATGATTTCGTTGCTGTCATTCCTTCACATGATGTAATTCTATTAAGATTATCTCCTATCAAACAACATTAATATAACTTTCAAAACAGGTTTAAAATAAAAAAGGCTGAGTTTATTCAACTCAGCCTTTTTCAAAACTGCCTAATACAACTTACTTCAAGAGAATCATTTTCTTATAAGCCTTAAAATCACCTGCTTCAATTCCATAGAAATAAACACCAGAAGCTAAGTTTGCTGCATTAAAGTCAACTGTATAAACACCTGCATTCATGAACTTATTATCAATCAATGTAACTACTCTTTGCCCGAGTATATTATAAACTGTTAGTTTTACATTTGCAGGTTTAGCAATTGAGAATTTTATTGTTGTAGTTGGGTTAAATGGATTTGGATAATTTTGTTCAAGAGCATAACCATTTGGAATTTGATCAAGATTTTTAACCGATGAGATCACAGTTACTTTTATAAATTGAATTAAATCAACACTTACATTTTGACCTGCTAATGTAATTGAATGATTTCCTTGAGATAACTGGAATCTATCTGTTAGATAAGATAATCCAGTTGAATCATCTTTGCTTTCAAGAGTAGCAGTCAAAACAGTATTGCCATCTGCTTTAATAGTTAAATTCTGTGGTCCACTGTAATTTTGATACAAAATATTCAATGAATAAGAACCATCTGCAGGTGCATTTACATTAAATGTAATTGAACCATTTGTATTAAGTGCAACAGATTTAAACCAGCTTGGTACCCAAACAGCACCTT
This region of Rosettibacter firmus genomic DNA includes:
- a CDS encoding AGE family epimerase/isomerase, which translates into the protein MLQKDIEKWYPLAIDTIYGGFFSDINYKWELAGAQNKFIVTQARHIWTCAKLSEFYHNDYYTKIAKHGFEFLKNVMWDKKYGGFFDLVTRKGKPIKENNKIIKKAYGHAFVIYGLSAYFEVSNDSSALKLAQKTFEWLENHSYDTIYGGYFQFISEKGEPFVNGYNGTPPKDYNSMIHILEAYTELYKTWKNEKLKERLTSLFYLIRDKVTTDKGYMRLYFQRDWTPVEFNYSSTDKNKNFLLDHVSFGHDIETAYLLLEAAEILGIKDSLTIIKAKTMVNHTISNGWDSFNGGIFDAGYYFKDKDSITIIKNTKEWWSQAEALNSFLLMSELFPEDRVVYYNYFKSQWEYIKKYLIDNINQGWFIGGIDIVPENKFSPKSTIWKCNYHTTRALINCINTLERNNNYK
- a CDS encoding glycoside hydrolase family 27 protein, encoding MKRINLIIILIATSLYAQKFEGLALTPPMGWNSWNKFGCEINEEIIKKMADAMVESGMKDAGYQYIIIDDCWQGERDSLGFIQPDPQRFPSGIKALADYIHSKGLKFGIYSCAGWKTCGGRPGSRGYEFQDAKKYAEWGVDYLKYDWCYTEGLNAEGAYLTMRNALYAAGRPIVFSICEWGNNKPWEWGKNIGHLWRTTGDITNCFDCIVDHGTWKSWGVMQILDMQKGLRAYAGPDHWNDPDMLEVGNGMSVNEDRAHFSMWCMLAAPLIAGNDLSNMSKETIEILTNKEVIDINQDSLGIQGFKYFEKDSIEIWFKPLKKDNWAVCFLNRSKKTHEIKFSWKEHEVIDSIFNKEANFKKTVFNIRDLWKKKNIGTTKDDFVAVIPSHDVILLRLSPIKQH